The Streptomyces avermitilis MA-4680 = NBRC 14893 genome contains a region encoding:
- a CDS encoding FadR/GntR family transcriptional regulator, with product MTTPGRGLHGHVLETLGPAIAAGTYPPGSVLRTDELAQRFEVSRSVMREAVRVLESMHLVESRRRVGVTVRPKAEWNVYDPQVIRWRLAGADRPHQLRSLTVLRSAVEPAAAGLAARHATADQCADLTECALGMVATSRGHQLEAYLVHDVAFHRVILNASGNEMFARLGDVVAEVLAGRTHHEVMFEDPDPAAVTLHVQVAEAVREGDALRAEQLTREITVGALQELDILAP from the coding sequence ATGACCACACCGGGCCGGGGGCTGCACGGCCATGTACTGGAGACCCTCGGGCCCGCCATCGCCGCGGGCACCTACCCACCGGGAAGCGTGCTGCGCACGGACGAGCTCGCCCAGCGCTTCGAGGTCTCACGCTCCGTGATGCGCGAGGCGGTCCGCGTACTGGAGTCGATGCACCTGGTGGAGTCCCGCCGCCGCGTCGGCGTGACGGTCCGTCCCAAGGCCGAGTGGAACGTGTACGACCCCCAGGTCATCCGCTGGCGACTGGCCGGCGCCGACCGCCCGCACCAGCTGCGCTCGCTGACCGTGCTGCGTTCGGCGGTCGAACCGGCCGCCGCGGGCCTGGCCGCACGGCACGCCACCGCCGATCAGTGCGCGGACCTCACCGAGTGCGCGCTGGGCATGGTCGCCACGTCCCGCGGCCATCAGCTGGAGGCCTATCTGGTCCACGACGTGGCCTTCCACCGGGTGATCCTCAACGCGTCGGGCAACGAGATGTTCGCCCGCCTGGGTGACGTCGTCGCGGAGGTCCTGGCGGGCCGCACCCACCACGAGGTCATGTTCGAGGACCCCGACCCGGCCGCCGTCACGCTCCACGTCCAGGTGGCGGAGGCGGTACGCGAGGGCGACGCCCTCCGCGCCGAGCAGCTCACCCGTGAGATCACGGTCGGCGCCCTCCAGGAACTGGACATCCTGGCGCCGTAG
- a CDS encoding YchJ family protein — MSKSRRTRSTSRPTSRPQPASCPCGLPEVYEACCGRFHSGAADAPTAALLMRSRYCAFVRRDEAYLLRTWHPRTRPAEVDFDPRMRWTGLEILGTTEGSAFHSAGTVTFRASYRGGALQERSRFERIGGAWVYVDGEFFE, encoded by the coding sequence ATGAGCAAGTCCCGTCGTACGCGTTCCACTTCGCGCCCCACGTCGCGCCCGCAGCCGGCTTCGTGTCCGTGCGGGCTTCCCGAGGTGTACGAGGCGTGCTGCGGGCGGTTCCACTCCGGTGCCGCCGACGCACCCACCGCCGCGTTGCTGATGCGGTCGCGGTACTGCGCCTTCGTGCGGCGGGACGAGGCGTATCTGCTGCGGACCTGGCATCCGCGGACGCGGCCCGCCGAGGTCGACTTCGACCCGCGGATGCGGTGGACCGGCCTGGAGATCCTGGGGACGACGGAGGGGTCCGCGTTCCACTCGGCCGGGACGGTCACGTTCCGGGCGTCCTACCGGGGCGGTGCGCTCCAGGAGCGGAGCCGGTTCGAGCGGATCGGCGGGGCGTGGGTGTACGTCGACGGGGAGTTCTTCGAGTAA
- a CDS encoding gluconokinase, whose amino-acid sequence MEQVHTPHVVVVMGVAGTGKTTIGPLLAARLGVPYAEGDDFHPPANIAKMSAGVPLDDVDRLPWLDAIGAWAHSRAGLGGVVSSSALKRSYRDRLRAAAPGVVFVHLTGDRELIEDRMSHRQGHFMPTALLDSQFATLQPLAADEAGVAVDVTGGPEEISERAVTALRALEPASQPAK is encoded by the coding sequence ATGGAACAGGTGCACACCCCCCACGTAGTCGTGGTGATGGGCGTCGCGGGGACGGGCAAGACCACGATCGGTCCGCTGCTCGCCGCCCGGCTCGGCGTTCCCTACGCCGAGGGTGACGACTTCCACCCCCCGGCCAACATCGCCAAGATGTCGGCCGGAGTGCCGCTGGACGACGTGGACCGCCTGCCCTGGCTGGACGCGATCGGCGCCTGGGCGCACAGCCGGGCGGGGCTCGGCGGAGTGGTCAGCAGCTCCGCGCTGAAGCGGTCGTACCGCGACCGGCTGCGGGCCGCGGCGCCCGGCGTCGTCTTCGTGCATCTCACCGGCGACCGCGAGCTGATCGAGGACCGGATGTCGCACCGGCAGGGGCACTTCATGCCGACGGCGCTGCTGGACTCGCAGTTCGCCACGCTTCAGCCGCTGGCGGCGGACGAGGCCGGGGTCGCCGTGGATGTCACCGGCGGTCCCGAGGAGATCAGCGAGCGGGCCGTGACGGCGCTGCGGGCCCTCGAACCGGCCTCTCAGCCGGCGAAGTAA
- a CDS encoding gluconate:H+ symporter, producing the protein MTRLSVEKLAADTVEPITSAGHAQLGIAVLAGIAVIVLLITKFKLHAFLALTIGSLALGAFAGAPLDKTIVSFTAGLGSTVAGVGVLIALGAILGKLLADSGGADQIVDTILAKAGGRAMPWAMVLIASVIGLPLFFEVGIVLLIPVVLMVAKRGNYSLMRIGIPALAGLSVMHGLIPPHPGPLVAIDAVKANLGLTLALGVLVAIPTVIIAGPVFSKYAARWVDVPAPDRMIPTRASEDLDKRPGFGATLATMLLPVVLMLAKALVDIIVDDPTHQVQRVFDVIGAPLIALLAAVIVGMFTLGRAAGFTKERLSTTVEKSLAPIAGILLIVGAGGGFKQTLIDSGVGQMILEISKDWSIPALLLAWLIAVAIRLATGSATVATISAAGLVAPLAADMSTAHTSLLVLAIGAGSLFFSHVNDAGFWLVKEYFGLSVGQTVKTWSIMETIISVVAGGLVLLLSLVI; encoded by the coding sequence GTGACCAGACTCAGCGTCGAGAAGCTGGCAGCGGACACCGTCGAACCGATCACCTCGGCGGGCCACGCTCAACTCGGCATCGCGGTACTGGCGGGCATCGCCGTCATCGTGCTGCTCATCACCAAGTTCAAGCTTCACGCGTTCCTCGCCCTGACCATCGGTTCGCTCGCGCTCGGCGCGTTCGCCGGGGCGCCGCTCGACAAGACCATCGTCAGCTTCACGGCCGGGCTCGGCTCGACCGTCGCCGGTGTGGGCGTCCTGATCGCGCTGGGCGCCATCCTCGGCAAGCTGCTCGCCGACTCCGGCGGCGCCGACCAGATCGTCGACACGATCCTCGCGAAGGCGGGCGGGCGGGCCATGCCGTGGGCGATGGTGCTGATCGCCTCCGTGATCGGCCTGCCGCTGTTCTTCGAGGTGGGCATCGTGCTGCTCATCCCGGTCGTGCTGATGGTCGCCAAGCGCGGCAACTACTCGCTGATGCGGATCGGCATCCCGGCGCTCGCGGGCCTGTCCGTGATGCACGGGCTGATCCCGCCGCACCCCGGCCCGCTGGTCGCGATCGACGCGGTCAAGGCGAACCTCGGCCTCACGCTGGCGCTCGGTGTCCTCGTCGCCATCCCGACGGTGATCATCGCGGGCCCGGTGTTCTCGAAATACGCAGCCCGCTGGGTGGACGTTCCGGCTCCCGACCGCATGATCCCCACCCGCGCTTCCGAGGACCTGGACAAGCGCCCCGGCTTCGGCGCCACCCTCGCCACCATGCTGCTGCCGGTCGTGCTGATGCTGGCAAAGGCCCTGGTCGACATCATCGTCGACGACCCCACGCACCAGGTGCAGCGCGTCTTCGACGTCATCGGCGCACCGCTGATCGCGCTGCTCGCGGCCGTGATCGTCGGTATGTTCACGCTGGGCCGCGCGGCCGGCTTCACCAAGGAGCGCCTCTCGACGACCGTCGAGAAGTCCCTCGCCCCGATCGCGGGCATCCTGCTGATCGTCGGCGCGGGCGGTGGCTTCAAGCAGACGCTGATCGACTCCGGTGTGGGCCAGATGATCCTGGAGATCTCCAAGGACTGGTCGATCCCGGCGCTGCTGCTGGCCTGGCTGATCGCGGTGGCGATCCGGCTCGCGACCGGTTCGGCGACGGTCGCGACCATCTCCGCGGCCGGTCTCGTCGCGCCCCTCGCGGCCGACATGTCGACCGCGCACACCTCGCTCCTCGTGCTGGCGATCGGGGCGGGCTCGCTCTTCTTCAGCCATGTGAACGATGCCGGGTTCTGGCTGGTCAAGGAGTACTTCGGTCTGAGCGTCGGCCAGACGGTCAAGACCTGGTCGATCATGGAGACCATCATCTCGGTGGTCGCCGGCGGACTGGTCCTGCTGCTGTCCCTCGTGATCTAG